AGCTGCAAGAGAGGAGGATCCATACAAGTCAGATGAGTAAAGAGCCAAAATCAATACATGGAGAAGATAAAAACAGGTAAAAGGAGCATACCAACAGAATTATTTAGAAGGCTGGAGGATTTGGTGAAAACCATTGTTCTAAATATATGGTTAAAATCAGCATTGCGACGGTTGACTGCTTCTAAATGTGCGGCAAAATGACAGTTTGTAAAGCACATTATTCGATCAAAGACTCTTAACCTCAGACCAACTCCACCCTGCATTTGGAAATGTGTAACCATGATACAGTTATATCAGACATTTTATTGTTCCGAAGGAGAAAACAACAGTTCCTGACTGGTTTGAGAAGTGATTTATTATCTAAAGAAGCCGAGCTAAACTTACCTTATTACCAATTGCACGCCCTATTCCACACGCAACTGCTCCAACATCTAGGTCCCCCACATGATTCCTTATAGATTTTCTCACCCTGAGTTACAGAGTGGAATctagattattattattcacaTGCAGGAGCCAATGGGATGGCTATTTCACCCCCATTCAGTCAGAAAGACGAATCTTAATTAAGGATGAGGTACGATGAGAAAGACTGGGGAGGACTTCAGCCTACAAAATAGAGAAGAGATCATCCGAATCTACAAAGGTTCATACCATATAGCAATAAGCAAGGCAGCTAGTTGTCTTGATCCTACTCGTTCAAAAGCTGATCCTTCGTTCAGTGCCTTCCCTATCGCATCCTGCCACCATTGTCCAACAGAACTTCCTTCCAGTCCTACCTAAAGTTGACATGAATTATTAGGATACCGCTACATacataagtttttacatctaaaTAGAGCATCTTACTGTTAGCTCTACAAACACATGAGTATACATCTAAGGGTGTTAGTCGATAGCTTACAGTTTCTTTCGCAGCAGACATAGCAAGAAAACCTGCTCCCATTTCTACTTCTTGCAACCCAACTACAATAATCCCGACATCTGAAACTGCAGAACCGAGCCATGTTGCAAGTGCTTCCTGGGAGGCCCTTCCTTGACCGACATTCCAGGTTCCAATTAAAACCCTGACATTTTCTTGACTAGTGTATAGATTTTCTTTCTCAGCTAATTGTGGTCGTAAAATGTTGTCAATAGGCCCTGGAGACGTAAGGTTCCATCCACGTATACCACCATGGTTTGCCAAGCTATAAACATAGTCATTCCCAACTGCCATTTTTATTACAGGCCCATTATGTGCAACCCAACCAGCTAGTAAATTCCCATCAAGGTCCAGTGCCTGTACCATACCACTTACGTAGCCAACCCATATTCGAGAACCATGAGCACATAAGCACAGAACTGCACAACGGTGGTGATGAAAATCTTGCAAACGGTTGCCATTCCCATCCCACTGGACAAGTAAACCACTTGAACATCCACTCCAAATCATTCCATCAGCTGCAAGCACAAGAACTTCTGTTTTCTTACTATCTTCTACAAATGCCCCCTTTGTTGCAACTCGACGAACAGCATCTGCAGCTCCCATTATAGCATTACGTGACCGCTGCAAAAAGCTACTTCCCTGTGACTTTTCCTTTTTGGATTTAGAAACAAACTTAACATTTAGATCGTCTTCCGTTGATTGGTCTTGCACTGATGATATATCAACCCGATTCTCAATCTGACCTTCTACATTGTACACTTTCAAGAGTTCCCTATTCCGTGCATCCCTGCAGTTTCCCAACTATCGGAGTTATTAGGAGTGACAACTAATCTGTAAAGAAACTCTTGACTATTTCCTATGACTTAAACGTCGAAAGAAATGCATTGCATAAAATTTCTGATGGACGCAACAATGAGGGACATACCATAATGAGAAGGATAAAGAACCAGCTGCCCACACTTTCGCCCGTACATGATCAGATAACAGACACTTCACCTCAGAAGATGAGATGTTACACACACCATTTACTGTGACTAGGGTCCTAAGGTCAATCGCTGACCTTTCTACGAGTAAAGCAGCCATATGTTTTTCCTCTGGTGATAAAGAGAGGGACTTCTCAACAGATTCCCATGGCCAGACCTTTATGACTCCACCCTCAGACCCAGACCATATATCACCTGGATCAACAAGCAATTAGTCATAGTTGTCATTTGGAACACAACTAGAAGCAAGAAGTCATTCACTGGTATTTAAAACGCTGATATAAGTTATTAGCAAGTGAGTTTCACAATGATCTGTAAAACAGAATAACATAAGGAAAAATCATAGATTTCCAAGAAACAAAGAATATCTTGTTGGAGCATATGTGTTGAGAATGTTAAGTATATCGCAACCTTGAGCTTATTGTAAACATTGATCTTGGAACATATGTATATTACACATGTGTGAAGGAAAATTAGTTATTACCATAAGAAGATATGACCATCGAAAGAACTGAACCGCGATGAGCCTGCCAAGAGAGGCCTTCCTTAAAAGGAGAATCATCAGAATTAGGTTGGTCCATCCTCCAAGATCTAATCTTTCCATCCTTATGCCCACTCCATACCAACTTATTCCCACTATCAACTATCAAGCATATAGCAGGCGATGTATTTACTGACTCGTAAAATGGTGCAGCATCCTCATCGCCTCTTTTTGCTCTTCCATTAAATCCTAATCCTGCCTCATATTGATCCGAGAAATTCCATACTCTTACACCACATTCTTGTCCTGCCCATAGTTGTGTGTCTGTGCAGGCAATAGTCCTCAAAAATCTCCCAACCTGAAATTATGTTTCATTAAAATGAGGAGAAAATCAACATGAAGACATCTACTGTTCATGAAGACCCTCTCTTCCATTTTTAATATTGTTTCAACTTAATTATGTTTATTACTACATACAATGGACATCCTTGGACAAATCTAAATGGAGGAGGTTCTAAATATGGCTGCTCCCATTTCACTCACCACTTCCCATCATTTTCCCACTCAAGCTAGAGCTCCATTTGGATCTAGGTAAACTACAACACAATTTGGTAAGACAAGTGTATGAATCAACTCAAGAGTATAACGAAGGATAAAATTAccccctccatttcaattttgtTTCTCTTACTTTCCTTTCTTAGTCTACATATCTTTAGCTTAAaactacaagattcaaaagttttcgTTACATTTTTAACTTCCATGTCAAGTCGAgtcaaaaccaaacaaacagATTGAAACAGACATACTAACATATTTTCTACGAATGAGGACATTTTTTACCTTCCCCCAAAACACATAAACAATAATAGTACAAAAATGACAaaagttaaaaaggagatcttAGCAGCTTAGTTTGGTTGACTACCTGAAGTTTCACTTATTAGTCAGAATTCTAATTCCCCACCTTACAATCCCCTCCCCCATTTCCCATTCCCCGACcccaatgtaatttttttaaaaaaggaccAAATTAAGAGATTTTGTTACCTGAGTTTCTCTAAGGGGATGAGGTCTCAACTCGTGGCACGATGGACGAGACGGATGCACAGCAGCACGAGTTGGTACTTTAAACATTCCAACTCCACCACCAGATGCAGCAAATTCCGGCAATGGAAGTTGCTGATCATCATCCAAACAATCAGGAATCACACCAAGTCCACTAAAATTCTGAGTCATCAAATGAAAATCCTGTCTATCAGCTGAAACAGCAGCAGCAGCACAAGCAGTGGTCGTCGTGGTAGTActattattactactactacAACTAATTTCATTTGAATTAGTCGAATAAGGATAGAAAccttcattatcatcatcagAGGAATCTTCTTCGTATAGGCCGGAGTTATTAATGCTATTAGGCATATAATCAACATCGAGGCTGTGGTTACGGATTTGGTGATGACGTTTATGATGGGTACCTGTATTTGTACGGAGTTGATGGCTATACGAATGTGCTTTTCGTCGTGGTGGTGGAGCTTCGGTTAGACCTTCTAATGCATTTTTCTCGTCGTCTTCAAATTTCTCCACCACGTCCATTGTATTGTATTCTATTGTATgttcaaataaatttgaaaattgagaTAATCTTGGAGAGACCGATTCAGGATTTTAACAACACGTTGAcgtaaaagagaaagaaaaagtaataTTGAAACAAAATGGGAAAATATGAGTGAAGAGAGAAGAAAGTGGACATGCATGAAAATGAAGAGGGAATTGAGGAGGGAATTAGGCGGAGCTTGCTCTCATTCTACGGATAGAAATGTTTTAATAAAAACTGTcactcttttctattttttaaatagagaaatatttttttataagaaaaaaaaaacaattatctATTTTGGGTGTGTTGGCTAggtttttttagaattttttttttttttttggttttataaataaaaaaattattttaaaaatatttgtatataattcaGATAAATATTCAGATGAAGATAACaatgataaaattttattttatttttcaattatttttttaaaatgttactattcttattaatgttttttacgttacattattatttatagaaGTGAAATTGGATGAAAGAGTTATATCTACTAAGTAGATTAGTTTATGGAACGATTCTCTTCGTTACTATTTTGTTCATTACTCCTTAATGGTGTAGTGGGTGTAGGTTATGTGTACAGATGAATATAAAAGCTTAAGATTATTTTCCTTGTTAGCCTCTTGTATTCATTTGTACATATGACTTCACTACACCATTGAGAAGTAATAATGCACAAATTGGTAATCGAGGATAGATGTTTccttcaatttatatatattatgtataatatAATGTAAAGTTTCTTGAAAGATGATTTCCGGGGTTTTTTGAGCACAAATATAAGTTGTATCACCTTCTGTTTTACCATAATTTTTTCTGTTATTGCTAATTAACGTTATATTATTCCTTCCATATATAATGtagtttgttttttcttttaccttATTGTTTAGAGTATGTTTTCGTGTATCGATATCAACataattttgacttttaataTCAATAACAAAATGTTGTTCACTATATTTAATTTTGCTTCTTAATTGTTAGTGTGATGGTGAGTTATCATATCCCTctttatatacatttttcatatttaaaattatacgTAATTTTCTTATAAAGATTGTACTAATATTCTCATTATAATACAcctaacaatatatatatatgaaaattttatgcactatataaaataatcaagTGATTTTTAATTCTTGTATTACAATTTCTGATATTATAATCTAACAATCCTTTGAAATAATATGGTTATTTTCTCTTCatcctttcttttcttatgGTTTTCTTTTAAGGAAAATTGCCATATTTCGAATTAGAGGTAAATAGGGAAAGTCGTAGTAAAGGTGCATTTTGCCATTCAatagaaaaggaagaaaatcaaccaaaataaaaaatctcaatctttttttttctcttcattttcattttatttttactattgtCTCACTCTTCTCTCTCCaccttacaaaaaaaatatttggctTAATGATCAGTACATCATCAACAGTCTCTTAAATTTGTCAgtaaaattcattttgaaatttgaattacaTTTTGTTCTAATTTGAGCATCTACACACAtgataaaatattcttgttagacacattcaattcaaatttttaaaaaaacttttgcaCATGCCTTCAAATACCCATACGTAGATTAGTTAACCActtaaaatcaattaatataTCACCTccttgattatatatttttgagaatgaaaatctttttttgagaatgacctccttgattttatattttacccTCAATAAGTCATAATATCTCATGCTTATTCCAATCAAGGTACACTCTGACCTTAATATATCaccttatttaattatatgaacTAGCTAGCCTCAATCAGTCGTAAAACCTTAATAAACATTTGTATTTACAATAACAAGATTCTTTATACTCAAGTTGTGAAAGAATATTCAATTGTCCCACTCCTCTTTTGAAAAATTactttacaaaataattttttttaaaaaactacaACTAGCTCTTGTGTCTTTGGTTTATACCTATCATCATGGTTATCACTACTCTCCATGATATTTGACTGTTCTTCCTTTGAAAATTtctcatttatatatttattgtttattttatacCTTATGTTCTTTGTGTTGAATTAGTTAATTTTGGAAGACTTAAAGAGAAATCATGTTgaatattttttcctaaataaaagtaatagaCAATGGATACTAATGTCGTTAAATTTTGGAACATTGGAGGGCATGTTTTTTTCCCAATAgatgtaattaattataataaggAAAGAGGTTCACCACaaagattattttttgaaaaataataaacttcAACGTGCATACGACATAGATATTTGGTAAATTCGATTCCTTAACTTTGCTATTTAATTATCTATTGAcatttacttttatatattttcgaAAATATAATACagaagaagagaggaaaaaaaactaaaatcatgTGAGTATCAATATAGGTATTAACCTAACTTCAAAAAAATGAACATTAGGGGGGTGCttggtatgaagaaaaatagatgATGTTTATTTCCAACCTACTTTTTCATGTTTAGTTGGCTAAAACgatttgagaaatatttttcaaataaatttattttcctcccatttaagaaaaaaaaaatgactttcctaCCAAAAGTATGAGAAACTCTCTTTCAACCTCTCCACCCCACTAACACCATCTAATAGACTAATCCACATCCAAACGCCACATTTCCCCGGCCCCCAATGCCCCTCGACCTACCACCTCGCCACACGGCCCACCCTACCCTCGATACCCCATCCCAACCTTCTGCAAAGGCCTATACCACTCGTTCCTCCCTCTACCCAAGCCTCGACAACTCGACCCTGACCCTAATCCTGACTCGAGACTTAACTTTAGCTCGGGACTCAACCCACGACAAAATCCTAACTCTGTACATGAGACAGGACCAAAATCCAACATCGGCCTAAGACACTACTATAACCCCGAATTGTGGGACTCAACCCTAACTAAGGATTCAACTATGACCCTAATACAAAACTCAACCTCGAGTCAAGGTTGAATCTCGAGTCTGGATTGAGGTTGAGATCGGAGTTTGGATCCCAGGTCGAGGTTGTTGGTCAAGTCTCAATTTAGGGTTAGTCCAAGGTCGAGTTAAGGGTCAAGTTCCAAGTTGAGGTCGGGGTCGAGTCCTAAGTTTGGATTAGGTCTCAGGTTGATAAAGATTAATTTACATACTCAAATGAATGATGAGATTTTAAGTTGTTGTTTGGTACCTTGAATACAGATACAAATATGAAAACTCATTCAGGAAATCTACAGCTGCAACTGAAAGAGCTTATACAGACAAAAGAAGCATTCAATACTATTTCTGATGAGGCAACCATAAATACGTTTCATAATATGAAAACTTGCTGAGGAGAATTATAGTAATTTACACatgagttgtgtttgattagtaATGTGACGATATAATGATTTGTTATTTGTTCACTTCCTTTAAATGTCGATATCACATATAGAAAATCTTGTGTATGCCACTGCAAGGTGAAATGATATTCAGAGCAAGGACTTGCATATTGATCTCTTCCACCTTCCCAGCTTTTCTCTTCCCTGCAAAGACAACAAGAAAAGCATTGTACTTAAGACTCCTAGCAAAGGGAGAAATTGTCTAAAGAGATATACACAATATCCCAGTAAAGGAAATATGCTAGTGTCACTGCCTAACGCTAAGCAAATTTACTCACTCTCCGCGGTGGAATAGCCAAGTGATTCTCCACAATCGACTCTGCCCTGATCCCCATCGGATGCAAGACTTCTTCATAACTAGTCAGAGAAATTGTAAAAGTTAGTCATTCGTATCAATGAACTCAAGAAAGAAGCTACCTGAAATTCAACGACATTATAGCTACAAGATGAGAAGTCTTTGAGGGGAGCATATCTAGAAATAGACTAGAAGAAAATAGAGATTACTTGGAAACTGATACTTTATATGGAGGCCCGCCTTCATGGTCACTTATCTGAGAAACAACAAGAATCTCAAAAccaagaaataaaaggaaataatgTCAAGAATAGCCAATCTACCAACTCATGGTCAATTATTACAGTGAGCTACCAGTTTGTTTAGCATATAGTAGGTGTGACCTGCAACACAACTATCTTTCCCCCCTTCACCTTTGCGGTAAAGAGGGCATGTAACTGACGTTTCAATTGGTACAGCAAAAACATTAAGACTGACAATTTCATTGATATCCTGTAGGATACTCACTTGGAAACCTAACGGATCCTCTATTATATCTATTACATGAGCATAACATAAAACTTCCTATGATACTGGAAGAATTTAAATGATCACAAGTTGTAAAGGAGAAGGGAAGAAAGTTAACGGCAAAAGAACTATTGACAAACCGGAAAAATCAGTGTTATAAGCTCCCCATCTGGTTTTAGAAGATCTCGAATTTTACTGGCCCATCGTGATCTCATCTCTGGCTCAATGGCACAAAAGAAACTGCCAATTTGAAAGTAATGCTGTCACACAACTGGTCATTTCGTAAGATAAGAAAACTCATGGTCATGCAAATCTTACGTGTAGTCAAAGATAAGATCAAACAATTGAGTGGGACGCCAGGAGAAGAAATCTGCCTCTAGGAAAGCAAAATTCTCCGCACTTTTTGATGATGAAAACAGCTACCTTGTGCAAAAAAAAGTGTAGATACTTTGAGAAAGCATCAGAATGTATGAACTAAACCAACAAATTACTACTATAAACCTGTCCTCTGAACCAATTCAAGAAGTTAGAACTAAGAATTGAAAAGGGTCCTCAAGAACAACAGACAACTAATGGAACATAAACGTTTGTGTTGGCTAGAGTGCTACTCTGAATTTGCATTTCTTTGACCACAATGACAATAGAAATATTAAATGTCAGTCGCATAATTGAGCTTCTGTGTCACTCAAAATTCTGGACAAGAAGGTGAAACACCCAAGATCAAAATTCACGATTTTCATAAAGGAGCACAATCAACAACCAAACTGAGAAAGACATAGCTAAGTGATcgaagaatgaaaaaaattatccacccaataaaacaaaagagaaTGTAATAAGAATATACATGcaatagaaaatttgagtttcaTTCAGAATCTGTAGCTGGCTACTTCTAGCTCCTGGTCAGTTTCTATTACATAACATTTGGCTCTCAAGGATCCGATACTCCTCTTCCTACAATCGATTATAGAACATGCCAAATTACCTAAACAAAGCTCCTTCCTTACCCCACAATGGTGTCTCCTAGAAAGCATTACCCTCAAACATCACCTCCCCACCGTGTTGAACAACAAAGAAAACATAAAGGTATATACAATCAGAAGGACATTTCCCATTAAAGATGAATTACACCTTCCATCACCCAATCTCCTAGAAATTGTTCCCACCATACTGTCTCAAATGGTTACAGACCTAACGCCTTCCTAATTGGATTCTGACAAATGCCATATGCCATATCTCTTTTAGTCCACGAGAAACAGACTTCCAACATAATCTTTTAAGAGATGTTCATTCAAATGCTTGTTTGCAGAAGGGAAATTTTTTAGCCAAAGATGCACCTATGGCAAAAACAGTCTTGAAATCATTTAGTTTCCACTGCACATTGCATTGAAAAGTAAACTATACCTCAAAAGACAGGTAAGTACTGAAGACTAAGCAGAGAGGTTGCATAATATTGCAGTCTTGTAACATAAATCTTTGAAACTTTGGAGAACCAAATCAAGGAAAACAAAAGTATTAGCTCTTACTTTTGTAGCTTGCTTAATAGCATTTTCTGATACATCCAAGCCAACAACAAAGCGTTCAGGGCTAGCAATTGCCACCACATCATGACCCTGTCACAACATATACTTCAACTAATCAAAAAGAAACAGTACCAGAAcagcaaaaagaaagaaaagaagctTTTCGTGCAATTAAGCAGTACAACAAGGTGGTTCTGCGCGTgataaaacaaaaggaaaaactgAAAGACCAAATCGGATGATTATACCCATGAATATTTGGGTGTATAATATCCTTCTAATGACAATATTGGACTCATTTCTTGCATACGAAATACATGGTTGATCTCATGGCGTGTTTCCGAGGATCTATCGGAAAgacagaaacaacctctctagcTTCACAACTTAGGGGTAAGGTCCGCATACACACCACCCTCCTCAaatccacttgtgggattacactagccTAGTGGCTGAGCTCATGATGTGTATTGATTAGAAGAAAACATTCTACTTGACTTTCTTACGAGGAAAACTCAGAGAAACTATAGAATTCAGCTGTCATTCCATAATTATGGAAAACCtctcaatttcttttcttttgttttgtgaaCCTGGTGTTCAGACTAGCTTcgcgcacctcaactaattccacagGATATATGCCCCCTCCCAACAACAACAGCTTCCAGGTAACTTTGTCAACCAAGGTTACGACAAATGCCAAAAATCATCTAGTATTTTTTCGTCTCCGATGactctcaaccacttcattgagcactaggccacacccttgggagCTACTGCGCTAACCTCTCAATATCTGGACATTACCAGTAAGCTAAATTGCAGATaaccctatttttttttcttattagaCAAATCATCAAGTATAACAATAAAATTGCCCCAAAGGGCTTTTACAGGAACTTACACTGCCACAACCAGGGATCAGAGCCCTGCCTTTAGGAAGGGTACCTGTTTGATGAAGATGAACAAGAATTGGGGTAGGCTGACCCAAATCCCAAGGTGTCATTCCTTTCTCCCAACATTTATCCCAACCACCTATCATTACAGATAATCAAATTTGTATATTGAGATAAAAAGATTcaacttttcttgaaaaaaagaagaagggggTTTTACCAGAAGGGTCAGAATGAAGTAGCTGTTGCAGTTTGTCGACTTTAGGCTTTGATGTATTGCTTCTTGCCATTGTTAGTCTACTGAGCGGAGAAGTTAGTGGCAAAGTGTTGAAGAGAAGGCCACAgcaggtagacaaatgggttcTCATTGATGAAGCGTGAAAGATGCAACACACTGATTACCATCACTTCCTGTGTCAACAATGGCAATTCGGGTCGGGTCGGGTCACTGTTTGGACTTTTTTCCTATGGGTATGGATCTTTTAGCCATAAAATTGTACGTTTTATCCTTTAAATAaggggaaaaaggacaaatatacccccgaacttttgaaaatggtatgtcaatacccttcgtcatacttttcATTCATCAAAGCCCTTGTCGTCCAATAATCAGTACGCATTTACCCCTCCCACTAACGGAGCACTTATTGTGTACATGTGACGCAATCCTACGCTACAATCCGAGTTGACcaattttttaacccaaatttcaaaACCTACCCATAACCCATTTAACCCACCTGATTTACCCACAAACAGTGGCGAATTTACAGCCAAAAAATAGGGCACCCGCACCCGTGGTCTTttcgtaaaattagatattttatatgtatattttttaagattttgtataatattatatttttgcacccgtactacaagaagtctaaatggtccacatggttaaatgttgagcttttgaccttgaggattaaggatcaattctcacttcaatacattttacttggtgcacccatgttcgaaaaatcctagattcgcCTCTGCCCACAAATAAACTCTCTAAAATcctaaagaaaaatgaaaatcctTATTGAATTCATCAAGACCCTGATAGTATCCTTATGAACattaacatcatttttaatcttCTTCGCATTTTGATAATCCACATACGACACCGCCGACAATGGGCGGTGGAGGTGGCGGCGGAGGCCGATACCCACCCGATCCATAATTACTGTGAGGATTATTCTAATTTTGATAGATTACAGATCTAGTACCATACTGGACTGATTGAAATTAAAATGGTAATTCGAATTGGAAGGAGGAGTTAGTAAAGGATAAGGGTTTCGGGAAGGGGAAGGTGTTGTAGAAGCTGCAAGTAAGAAGTAGGTTGGGTGGGGAGGTGGTGGGGGAGGGAAGGAAAGGGCGGAGCAATAGCAGAAGACAACGACA
This genomic stretch from Solanum stenotomum isolate F172 chromosome 10, ASM1918654v1, whole genome shotgun sequence harbors:
- the LOC125878183 gene encoding type I inositol polyphosphate 5-phosphatase 12-like, yielding MDVVEKFEDDEKNALEGLTEAPPPRRKAHSYSHQLRTNTGTHHKRHHQIRNHSLDVDYMPNSINNSGLYEEDSSDDDNEGFYPYSTNSNEISCSSSNNSTTTTTTACAAAAVSADRQDFHLMTQNFSGLGVIPDCLDDDQQLPLPEFAASGGGVGMFKVPTRAAVHPSRPSCHELRPHPLRETQVGRFLRTIACTDTQLWAGQECGVRVWNFSDQYEAGLGFNGRAKRGDEDAAPFYESVNTSPAICLIVDSGNKLVWSGHKDGKIRSWRMDQPNSDDSPFKEGLSWQAHRGSVLSMVISSYGDIWSGSEGGVIKVWPWESVEKSLSLSPEEKHMAALLVERSAIDLRTLVTVNGVCNISSSEVKCLLSDHVRAKVWAAGSLSFSLWDARNRELLKVYNVEGQIENRVDISSVQDQSTEDDLNVKFVSKSKKEKSQGSSFLQRSRNAIMGAADAVRRVATKGAFVEDSKKTEVLVLAADGMIWSGCSSGLLVQWDGNGNRLQDFHHHRCAVLCLCAHGSRIWVGYVSGMVQALDLDGNLLAGWVAHNGPVIKMAVGNDYVYSLANHGGIRGWNLTSPGPIDNILRPQLAEKENLYTSQENVRVLIGTWNVGQGRASQEALATWLGSAVSDVGIIVVGLQEVEMGAGFLAMSAAKETVGLEGSSVGQWWQDAIGKALNEGSAFERVGSRQLAALLIAIWVRKSIRNHVGDLDVGAVACGIGRAIGNKGGVGLRLRVFDRIMCFTNCHFAAHLEAVNRRNADFNHIFRTMVFTKSSSLLNNSVAGVSSSAQMLRGANTAQINPDEGRPELGEADLVIFTGDFNYRLFGISYDEARDFVSQRCFDWLREKDQLKAEMISGKVFQGMREAIIRFPPTYKFERGKPGLGGYDSGEKKRIPAWCDRVLYRDNRATPSVECSLQCPVVASIIQYEACMEVTESDHKPVRCKFHVEIAHVDRSVRRQMFGDIFQNNEKLKSLLQEFRYIPETLVSTSQIVLQNQDTYNLRISSRSREDKLFFQITCGGQSTIKEDEQASEYHPRASFGFPRWLEVTPASGIIKPDQAAEILVRHEEFNKLEETVDGIPQSWWCEDTRDKEVILLINVTASRSTEARTHKVNVRHSFSANAVRTTSKSSSRRSQGGSSHHRSALRHVGSGSESMTDHQSLRGP
- the LOC125878208 gene encoding thiocyanate methyltransferase 1; the protein is MRTHLSTCCGLLFNTLPLTSPLSRLTMARSNTSKPKVDKLQQLLHSDPSGGWDKCWEKGMTPWDLGQPTPILVHLHQTGTLPKGRALIPGCGSGHDVVAIASPERFVVGLDVSENAIKQATKLFSSSKSAENFAFLEADFFSWRPTQLFDLIFDYTFFCAIEPEMRSRWASKIRDLLKPDGELITLIFPISDHEGGPPYKVSVSNYEEVLHPMGIRAESIVENHLAIPPRRGREKLGRWKRSICKSLL